In one window of Notolabrus celidotus isolate fNotCel1 chromosome 17, fNotCel1.pri, whole genome shotgun sequence DNA:
- the LOC117829043 gene encoding CD276 antigen-like has translation MTVDRYSLVLVVLILPWTFDKGDAEVCTFMETCILPCTYAQGDQVVIHWIQGDKTAVHSYYRDRDQLERQNPSFRGRTGLFKDQISKGNASLKLTAVTPGDQGRYKCYVSTITGNKEFIVELIVSAPPREVILQQEENRISCSSEGIYPEPKLNWTSSPPTALQPDTPTVLQTEQKLFSIKSSLLVPDGGRDFDYSCTVTAGRSKNRATLYRPDSLPSSGSEVTIPCTSSNILQQSVIWRFNHTQNILTWTDASSKVSEEWTKYVKNVSESGSLMLQALTPNQEGTYTCELRTAEEIHIKSTVLTVEESPGSSTAGIAVGVIAAILIVVVAVGVGVYYFVFRKGICKKETRSSEEEKDTKEMQFLNSNGNGSAVNFKVEP, from the exons ATGACCGTGGACAGATACTCTCTGGTTTTGGTGGTCCTGATTTTACCGTGGACTTTTGACAAAGGAG ATGCTGAGGTGTGTACTTTCATGGAGACCTGTATTTTACCGTGTACCTACGCTCAGGGGGATCAAGTCGTAATCCACTGGATTCAGGGGGATAAAACTGCCGTCCACTCCTACTATCGTGACAGGGACCAGCTGGAACGCCAGAACCCGTCCTTCAGAGGCAGGACGGGGCTGTTCAAGGACCAGATCTCTAAAGGAAACGCCTCGCTGAAGCTGACGGCGGTGACGCCAGGAGATCAGGGGAGATACAAGTGCTACGTCAGCACCATCACCGGCAACAAGGAGTTCATTGTTGAACTCATTGTTTCAG CTCCGCCCCGTGAAGTCATCCTTCAGCAGGAAGAGAACAGGatcagctgcagctcagaggggATCTACCCAGAGCCCAAGCTCAACTGGACCTCCAGTCCTCCAACCGCTCTACAACCAGACACTCCGACAGTCCTGCAGACCGAGCAGAAGCTCTTCAGCATCAAGAGCTCTCTGCTGGTTCCAGACGGTGGGAGAGATTTTGACTACAGCTGCACCGTCACCGCTGGCAGGAGCAAAAATAGGGCAACTTTATACAGACCAG ATTCTCTCCCCTCGTCGGGCTCTGAAGTCACGATCCCCTGCACGTCCTCAAACATCCTCCAACAAAGCGTCATATGGAGATTTAACCACACTCAAAACATCCTGACCTGGACGGATGCCTCCTCAAAGGTTTCAGAGGAGTGGACTAAGTATGTGAAGAATGTGTCAGAGTCTGGAAGCCTCATGCTACAAGCCTTAACTCCGAACCAGGAGGGGACTTACACGTGTGAACTGAGAACAGCTGAGGAGATTCATATAAAGAGTACAGTGTTAACAGTGGAGGAAAGTCCAG GCTCTTCTACAGCAGGCATCGCAGTCGGGGTTATTGCAGCCATTTTGATTGTGGTTGTAGCTGTGGGTGTGGGTGTATACTACTTTGTGTTCAGAAAAGGAATCTGTAAAAAG gaAACGAGATCAAGTGAAGAGGAGAAAGATACAAAAGAAATGCAATTTTTAAA TTCCAACGGTAACGGAAGTGCAGTAAATTTCAAAGTGGAACCATGA